The Mesorhizobium opportunistum WSM2075 DNA window AACGATCATGCCTCGCGGAGGGGGCTTGAAGCCCCCTCCGTTTCTTTTTCCGCAACCGGGAGCAGGGTCTTGGCGACCACGATGATCACCACGCTGGACAGGTCTTCAAGAGCGGCCGCGCGCGGCCTGAGCGACACTTCCATCCGCAATCTCTTCATCATCCCGACGGTCCTGTTCCTGATCGTCTTCAACATCTTTCCGCTGATCTATTCGCTTGGTTATTCCTTCACCGACTTTCGTGCGTCGACCAATGCGCCGGCGACTTTCATCGGGCTGCAGAACTATCGCGACCTGCTCAACGACCCCTATGTCTGGTCCAATTTCGCCATCACCGCCAAATACGTCATCATCTCGGTCGCCGGCCAGTTGTTTGTCGGCTTCGGCGTGGCGATGCTGCTCAACCGGGATATCCCGCTCAAGGGCCTTATCACCACGCTCCTGCTGCTGCCGATGATGCTGTCGATGGCTGTTGTCGGCTTGTTCTGGAAGCTTCTCTACGATCCATCATGGGGCGTCATCAACTATGCGCTCGGGCTCGGCAATTTCGAGTGGCTGGCCGATCCCAAGATGGCGCTCTATGCGGTTGCGCTGACCGACATCTGGATGTGGTCGCCCTTCGTCATGCTGTTGTCGTTGGCAGGCCTCTCGGCGGTGCCGAAACATCTCTACGAGGCCGCCGCGATCGACCGCGCCGGACCGTTCTACACCTTCTTCCGCATCACGCTGCCGCTGGTCGCGCCGATCCTGATGATCGCGGTCATCTTCCGCACCATGGAGGCGTTCAAGACCTTCGACCTCGCCTACATCCTGACCAGCCAGCCGACGGCCGAGCTGATCTCGATCCGGCTCTACAAGATGGCGTTCCAGGAGTGGCAGACCGGGCGTTCCTGCGCGATGGCCTACATCGTGCTGATCATGGTGCTGGCCATTACCAACATCTATGTCAAATACCTCAACAAGGTGAAGGAGCGCTGAGATGGCCGCAGTCCGCACTTCTTCCGAGATCGGCTTCAATCGCGTCGCCATCGTCGCCGTGCTGTTGGTGACGATCATCTTCCTCGCCCCGATCTACTGGATCGCCTCGACGGCGTTCAAGCCGCGCAACCTGGCCACCACCATCCCGCCGACGGTCGTCTTCCAGCCGGAAATTTCGCCTTTCGTGAAGCTGTTCACCAAGCGCTCGCAATTGCGCAGCCCGCCGACGCCCGAAGAGTACGCGGCCGCCCCGTGGTGGGAGCGCGTCGTTTTCGATGGCGGCGAGAAGATCGTGCGTGACGGTAAAGGTCAGGTGCAGTGGTCGGGCTATCCGAGCCGCTTCCTGAACTCGCTGATCATCGCCATCACCTCGACGGTGCTGGCGGTCGGCATGG harbors:
- a CDS encoding carbohydrate ABC transporter permease, whose translation is MATTMITTLDRSSRAAARGLSDTSIRNLFIIPTVLFLIVFNIFPLIYSLGYSFTDFRASTNAPATFIGLQNYRDLLNDPYVWSNFAITAKYVIISVAGQLFVGFGVAMLLNRDIPLKGLITTLLLLPMMLSMAVVGLFWKLLYDPSWGVINYALGLGNFEWLADPKMALYAVALTDIWMWSPFVMLLSLAGLSAVPKHLYEAAAIDRAGPFYTFFRITLPLVAPILMIAVIFRTMEAFKTFDLAYILTSQPTAELISIRLYKMAFQEWQTGRSCAMAYIVLIMVLAITNIYVKYLNKVKER